A region from the Nocardioides exalbidus genome encodes:
- a CDS encoding Type 1 glutamine amidotransferase-like domain-containing protein, whose product MKLLLTSGGVTNASIRAALVDLLGKPIEESAALGIPTAQWGHPMCGPGSLRRFVTDGTPPTMTGLGWRSVGMLELTALPTIARERWEPWVREADVLLVDGGEATYLAHWVRESGLLDVLPELDDTVWVGVSAGSMVLAPRIGDLFVEWEPEQGDEALGVVDFSIFPHVGLFPGNTFEIAKEWAAGLGNAAYALDEQSAVLVDGERVEVVSEGEWRQLGG is encoded by the coding sequence ATGAAGCTCCTGCTGACCTCCGGCGGCGTCACCAACGCCAGCATCCGGGCCGCGCTGGTCGACCTGCTCGGCAAGCCCATCGAGGAGTCGGCCGCACTCGGCATCCCGACCGCCCAGTGGGGCCACCCGATGTGCGGGCCGGGGTCGTTGCGCCGGTTCGTCACCGACGGCACTCCCCCGACGATGACCGGCCTGGGCTGGAGGTCCGTCGGGATGCTCGAGCTCACCGCCCTCCCGACGATCGCCCGCGAGCGCTGGGAGCCCTGGGTCCGCGAGGCGGACGTGCTGCTCGTCGACGGCGGGGAGGCGACGTACCTCGCCCACTGGGTGCGCGAGTCCGGCCTCCTCGACGTGCTGCCCGAGCTCGACGACACGGTCTGGGTCGGCGTCAGCGCCGGCAGCATGGTGCTGGCACCGCGGATCGGCGACCTGTTCGTCGAGTGGGAGCCGGAGCAGGGCGACGAGGCGCTCGGGGTCGTCGACTTCTCGATCTTCCCGCACGTCGGGCTCTTCCCGGGCAACACCTTCGAGATCGCCAAGGAGTGGGCCGCCGGGCTCGGCAACGCCGCCTACGCCCTCGACGAGCAATCGGCCGTCCTGGTCGACGGCGAGCGGGTCGAGGTCGTCTCCGAGGGCGAGTGGCGGCAGCTCGGTGGGTGA
- a CDS encoding PKD domain-containing protein: MPRAARSAARPTSRTRTVLTVLALVCAVLPGAWVAATASTGSTSAAAAGRTWVVDAIDPATGTSGLNRWESVDTGRNIVTIAVGDTVEWQFDRASQAHDLVSLPPRDPWDEAWDFSADWAPGDGSDTTFTHTFDEVGTYNYWCSLHGTTMSGTVVVTDDANNTAPTASPVVALDTVTTNVLHATANATDADGDPLNISWDFGVAGARSSDNHAMHDYVAPGQYVVRLRVSDGRGGLYAQDFPITVTGGGGTTEPPADDALPEIDALAAGGPSLTAAFSTQVTTRGTLAPFAAWTSADGPLAGEATMVRRRVSTYTSLSVTGAKPSTSYNQVHVHEQPCGVGDGGVHYRFDETQPFAEVNEIWPLFTTGAGGASGLVEVTKPVRASAKAVSLVVHDPAMASRRLACADLAPSTSDLVYVWSFGDGTTATGADPDHTYAAPGTYTATVTVTHGSGAHAGHTSVSDSVQVVVGGGRPTPTPPPVPPAVPVVDSTPPRISQLGPRGTSASARPTIRVRVRDRDSAVRKKDVVLRVDGRKAAGLRYDAKRGLVTWRSTKALAPGRHVVRLVVRDTAGNKATKTWWFKVRPRP, from the coding sequence ATGCCACGCGCCGCCCGGTCCGCCGCACGTCCCACCTCGAGGACGCGCACCGTCCTCACGGTGCTCGCGCTGGTCTGCGCGGTCCTGCCCGGGGCCTGGGTCGCCGCGACGGCCTCGACGGGCTCGACGAGTGCCGCGGCCGCGGGTCGCACCTGGGTGGTCGACGCGATCGACCCGGCCACCGGGACGTCCGGGCTCAACCGCTGGGAGTCGGTCGACACGGGCAGGAACATCGTCACGATCGCGGTCGGCGACACCGTCGAGTGGCAGTTCGACCGGGCCAGCCAGGCCCACGACCTCGTCTCCCTGCCTCCCCGCGACCCCTGGGACGAGGCATGGGACTTCTCGGCGGACTGGGCTCCCGGCGACGGCAGCGACACGACGTTCACCCACACCTTCGACGAGGTCGGCACCTACAACTACTGGTGCTCCCTGCACGGCACCACCATGTCGGGCACGGTCGTCGTCACCGACGACGCGAACAACACGGCGCCGACAGCGAGCCCGGTCGTCGCGCTCGACACCGTCACGACCAACGTCCTGCACGCGACCGCGAACGCGACCGACGCCGACGGCGACCCGCTGAACATCTCCTGGGACTTCGGCGTCGCCGGTGCCCGCTCCTCCGACAACCACGCCATGCACGACTACGTGGCCCCGGGCCAGTACGTCGTCCGGCTGCGCGTCAGCGACGGGCGCGGTGGCCTCTACGCCCAGGACTTCCCGATCACCGTCACGGGCGGCGGCGGCACCACTGAGCCGCCGGCCGACGACGCGCTCCCCGAGATCGACGCGCTCGCCGCCGGCGGCCCGTCGCTGACCGCCGCCTTCTCCACGCAGGTGACCACCCGCGGGACCCTCGCGCCCTTCGCCGCCTGGACGTCCGCCGACGGGCCCCTGGCCGGCGAGGCGACGATGGTGCGCCGTCGCGTGTCGACGTACACCTCACTGAGCGTGACCGGAGCCAAGCCGAGCACGTCCTACAACCAGGTCCACGTCCACGAGCAGCCGTGCGGTGTCGGCGACGGGGGAGTGCACTACCGCTTCGACGAGACGCAGCCCTTCGCCGAGGTCAACGAGATCTGGCCGCTCTTCACCACCGGTGCCGGTGGCGCGAGCGGGCTGGTCGAGGTCACCAAGCCGGTGCGGGCGAGCGCCAAGGCCGTCTCGCTCGTGGTCCACGACCCGGCCATGGCGTCGCGCCGCCTCGCCTGCGCCGACCTCGCGCCGAGCACCTCCGACCTCGTCTACGTCTGGAGCTTCGGTGACGGAACGACCGCGACCGGTGCCGACCCCGACCACACCTACGCCGCGCCCGGCACCTACACCGCGACCGTCACCGTGACCCACGGCTCCGGCGCGCACGCCGGTCACACGTCGGTGAGCGACAGCGTCCAGGTCGTCGTGGGAGGCGGCAGGCCCACCCCGACGCCCCCGCCGGTCCCGCCGGCCGTGCCGGTCGTCGACTCCACCCCGCCGCGGATCTCGCAGCTCGGCCCGAGGGGGACGTCGGCCAGCGCCCGACCGACCATCCGGGTCCGGGTACGCGACCGCGACTCGGCGGTGCGGAAGAAGGACGTCGTGCTCCGCGTCGACGGCCGCAAGGCTGCGGGGCTGAGGTACGACGCGAAGCGCGGGCTGGTGACGTGGAGGTCGACGAAGGCCCTCGCGCCCGGGCGCCACGTCGTCCGCCTCGTGGTCCGCGACACCGCGGGCAACAAGGCGACGAAGACCTGGTGGTTCAAGGTGCGTCCTCGACCCTGA
- a CDS encoding TatD family hydrolase, translating to MSTGEPTRSRAATEEKSGARRDRERPPAPEPLPHPVVDNHCHLDIADGDWISTEDAIAAAAAVGVRRIVQIGCDLPGARWAVQAAADHDALVAGVALHPNEAPRLAATGDLEAALEEIERLAQAHDKVRAVGETGLDTFRTGDDGRAVQEESFRRHVDIAKRLGKTLVIHDRDAHDDVLRVLDEEGAPERWVMHCFSGDADFARRCLDRGAFLSFAGTVTFKNAQPLRDALAITPVDRVLVETDAPYLTPTPYRGRPNASYLVPLTVRAMAEVLGADLETLCRTIDATTETAFGGAW from the coding sequence TTGTCCACCGGTGAACCGACCCGCTCGCGCGCTGCCACGGAGGAGAAGTCCGGCGCCCGCCGTGACCGGGAGCGTCCGCCGGCGCCCGAGCCGCTGCCGCACCCGGTCGTCGACAACCACTGCCACCTCGACATCGCCGACGGTGACTGGATCAGCACCGAGGACGCGATCGCCGCGGCGGCCGCGGTCGGCGTACGCCGGATCGTGCAGATCGGTTGCGACCTGCCCGGTGCGCGGTGGGCGGTGCAGGCGGCCGCCGACCACGACGCCCTGGTCGCGGGCGTCGCCCTGCACCCCAACGAGGCCCCGCGGCTGGCCGCGACCGGCGACCTCGAGGCCGCGCTCGAGGAGATCGAGCGGCTGGCGCAGGCCCACGACAAGGTCCGCGCGGTGGGGGAGACCGGGCTCGACACCTTCCGTACCGGTGACGACGGCCGGGCCGTGCAGGAGGAGAGCTTCCGGCGCCACGTCGACATCGCCAAGCGGCTCGGCAAGACCCTCGTCATCCACGACCGCGACGCCCACGACGACGTGCTCCGCGTCCTCGACGAGGAGGGTGCGCCCGAGCGCTGGGTGATGCACTGCTTCTCCGGCGACGCCGACTTCGCGCGCCGGTGCCTGGACCGCGGCGCCTTCCTCAGCTTCGCCGGCACGGTCACGTTCAAGAACGCCCAGCCCCTGCGCGACGCGCTCGCGATCACCCCGGTCGACCGGGTGCTCGTCGAGACCGACGCGCCCTACCTGACGCCCACGCCCTACCGCGGCCGGCCCAACGCGTCCTACCTCGTCCCCCTCACCGTCCGGGCGATGGCCGAGGTCCTCGGCGCCGACCTGGAGACGCTCTGCCGGACGATCGACGCGACCACGGAGACCGCCTTCGGGGGAGCCTGGTAG
- a CDS encoding RyR domain-containing protein produces MSEVDADRRILRASSIGALVLTGLSLFLGYVGYRTLGLTPLDSFFGTLQMFALDAPRDLASDSVAIGIARFTAPLALAMASVLAVAALAGTSVRHSWRLRRVDQHVVVLGLSDNSVEFVNSLLEHGQAVVVVELAGDHPRLNAVRQSGALVIVGDASREPAQQRARIERSRRVVVSTGDDGRNLRTAELAMRLMTDSRDATVHVLLNDYWLHEELARTEFTAGAETGPAIDFVHRADYEAAAFIETVTTSSASSLASAVLQFTGTGVRGRRTLVHLARRNLLLGIVGAISVDDATRESVVRPALEEAPWIGDALSSNNTRTRTPGVCLVAVDGSDGNALGTALRLASAHPTSEVFVLTDLPVGESLAQRGSAVRVVPAGSLALSPGSLLSHSWVDTLARSRHQIYCAFEVQRGVDPATNPSIVPWLDLPEPLKESNRDFARSIATLVEGLPLTLTALRGMPEGGAALNDDQLELLARGEHDRWMRDLVRKGWRWGAGPKDSEAKTHPLLVDWADLSEPEREKDRDSIRSIPDMLALVGLELQPER; encoded by the coding sequence GTGTCAGAGGTAGACGCAGACCGACGGATCCTGCGTGCGTCATCCATCGGGGCGCTGGTCCTCACAGGACTTTCGCTGTTTCTGGGGTACGTGGGCTACCGCACTCTTGGCCTAACCCCGCTCGACTCCTTCTTCGGCACATTGCAGATGTTCGCGCTGGACGCACCACGCGATCTGGCTTCGGATTCCGTCGCGATCGGTATCGCTCGCTTCACTGCGCCCCTAGCACTGGCAATGGCCTCGGTGCTCGCAGTGGCGGCGCTAGCCGGCACCTCGGTGCGGCACTCGTGGCGATTGCGACGCGTCGACCAGCACGTGGTCGTTCTCGGACTCAGCGACAACTCGGTCGAGTTCGTCAACTCGCTTCTCGAGCACGGGCAGGCTGTCGTCGTCGTCGAACTTGCGGGCGACCATCCGAGGCTAAACGCCGTTCGGCAGTCCGGAGCGCTGGTGATTGTTGGCGATGCGTCGCGGGAACCTGCTCAACAGCGGGCACGCATCGAGCGAAGCCGTCGGGTGGTCGTGAGTACCGGTGACGACGGCCGCAACCTGCGTACAGCTGAGCTCGCCATGCGCTTGATGACAGACTCGAGGGACGCGACGGTTCACGTGTTGCTCAACGACTACTGGCTGCACGAGGAGCTCGCGCGGACTGAGTTCACGGCCGGAGCCGAGACCGGGCCGGCCATCGACTTCGTCCATCGCGCCGATTACGAAGCCGCCGCATTTATCGAGACAGTGACGACCAGTTCCGCCTCGTCACTTGCATCAGCCGTCCTCCAGTTCACTGGCACCGGAGTCCGTGGTCGCCGCACTCTGGTCCACCTGGCGCGTCGCAACCTGCTGCTGGGAATAGTCGGAGCAATTTCCGTCGACGACGCCACTCGGGAGTCGGTGGTGCGCCCGGCGTTGGAGGAAGCGCCGTGGATTGGCGACGCGCTGAGCTCCAACAACACCCGAACGAGGACGCCTGGCGTGTGCTTGGTCGCCGTGGACGGCTCGGACGGTAACGCGCTCGGTACAGCCCTGCGTCTGGCATCGGCGCACCCGACATCCGAGGTGTTCGTCCTAACCGATCTCCCCGTCGGTGAGTCGCTCGCACAGCGAGGCTCGGCAGTAAGGGTCGTTCCCGCCGGATCGCTCGCCCTGAGTCCGGGGAGCCTCCTGTCGCACTCGTGGGTGGACACCCTTGCCCGTTCGCGTCATCAGATCTACTGCGCCTTCGAGGTTCAACGCGGGGTGGATCCCGCGACCAATCCCTCGATCGTCCCGTGGCTTGACTTGCCCGAGCCCCTCAAGGAGTCGAACCGAGACTTCGCCAGGTCCATAGCGACGTTGGTGGAGGGCTTGCCTCTCACCCTCACGGCACTGCGAGGCATGCCGGAAGGTGGCGCCGCGCTTAACGACGACCAACTGGAGCTGCTCGCACGCGGGGAGCACGATCGCTGGATGCGAGACCTCGTCCGCAAGGGCTGGCGGTGGGGAGCCGGTCCGAAGGATTCTGAGGCGAAGACTCACCCTCTGTTGGTCGACTGGGCAGACCTGTCGGAGCCAGAGCGCGAGAAAGATCGCGACAGCATCCGGTCGATCCCGGACATGCTCGCGCTAGTCGGGCTCGAGCTACAGCCGGAGCGGTAG
- a CDS encoding LysR family transcriptional regulator → MLIRDLEWLLQVGELGHVTEAASALGTSQPTLSRALGRLEDELGVRVFERLPTGVETTADGELVLEAARDLVARHDLLRATLANRVDPDTGLVRLAFLDSMATTLVPRMLRAFHAHAPGLKVALSQEPAHEIRRDVDRGAVELGLTMDRSDDLAWLPVRRERLVVVVPPTHRLRGRKRVDLAELADDELVTTPVGYAHSVIVQALFAEVAVVPRISFESADLATIEGLVSAGLGVAVVPEAFAGQSGSVGLALSSPGATRTIGLTWRTDRPLAPPAQRFVDFVRGRAWDD, encoded by the coding sequence GTGCTGATCCGCGACCTCGAGTGGCTGCTGCAGGTCGGCGAGCTCGGCCACGTCACGGAGGCCGCCTCCGCCCTCGGCACCAGCCAGCCGACGCTCTCGCGGGCCCTCGGCCGGCTGGAGGACGAGCTGGGCGTGCGGGTCTTCGAGCGGCTGCCCACCGGCGTCGAGACGACCGCCGACGGGGAGCTGGTGCTCGAGGCCGCGCGCGACCTCGTCGCCCGGCACGACCTGCTGCGCGCCACCCTCGCCAACCGGGTCGATCCCGACACCGGCCTCGTACGGCTGGCCTTCCTCGACTCGATGGCCACCACGCTCGTGCCCCGGATGCTGCGCGCCTTCCACGCGCACGCCCCGGGCCTGAAGGTCGCGCTGAGCCAGGAGCCCGCGCACGAGATCCGCCGCGACGTCGACCGGGGCGCGGTCGAGCTCGGTCTCACGATGGACCGATCCGACGACCTCGCGTGGCTGCCGGTGCGCCGCGAGCGCCTCGTCGTCGTGGTGCCGCCGACCCACCGGCTGCGCGGGCGCAAGCGGGTCGACCTCGCCGAGCTCGCGGACGACGAGCTCGTCACCACCCCGGTCGGCTACGCCCACAGCGTGATCGTGCAGGCGCTCTTCGCCGAGGTCGCCGTCGTGCCGCGGATCTCCTTCGAGAGCGCCGACCTCGCCACGATCGAGGGCCTCGTCTCCGCCGGCCTGGGCGTGGCCGTCGTCCCGGAGGCCTTCGCCGGCCAGTCGGGGTCGGTGGGACTCGCGCTCTCGTCGCCGGGTGCGACGCGCACGATCGGCCTCACCTGGCGCACCGACCGGCCCCTCGCGCCGCCGGCGCAGCGGTTCGTCGACTTCGTCCGCGGACGGGCCTGGGACGACTGA
- a CDS encoding toll/interleukin-1 receptor domain-containing protein, translating into MQGAQRIFISYRRSDAQSQANGLNDGLRNRLPGAQIFMDIDSIPPGADFEEHIRGEIAQCDVVLVMIGDQWLDVRPGTAVRRIDEPQDFVRLEVQSALETGRVRVIPVLVEGAQMPGAAELPDDISRLARLNAFELSDTRWTKDIETLSGILRGSGPTPAPGAPNTPTVSFDDLDLDAVKYAVSQLPRQFATKDVSTHPAMLATHDGVASRANYHTMVGRFLMKHRAELGLGSPNSPVDDRGSRWVKAAAQASQAGPPATATPTGWYPPPVSGAPTAPQTAPTPAAWYPPPAPVGPPNGGTKRPGIWVILLPLFTVGLLAFIPPLWFSGRLKHDLARRKRMLTFAGALGAATAVAFILIGVSPTDAQGNASGPLSDAGAWIAFACLIVGVVLGVNIRKR; encoded by the coding sequence ATGCAGGGCGCACAGCGCATATTCATCTCCTATCGGCGAAGTGACGCGCAGTCACAGGCGAATGGTCTGAACGACGGCCTACGGAATCGCCTTCCAGGCGCGCAGATTTTCATGGACATCGACTCGATCCCTCCAGGTGCTGACTTCGAAGAGCACATTCGCGGAGAAATCGCCCAGTGCGACGTCGTCCTGGTCATGATCGGCGACCAGTGGCTGGACGTCCGTCCCGGGACCGCGGTGCGGCGCATCGACGAACCCCAGGACTTCGTTCGCCTCGAGGTACAGAGCGCTTTGGAGACTGGTCGGGTTCGCGTGATTCCAGTTTTGGTCGAGGGAGCGCAGATGCCTGGTGCGGCAGAGCTGCCCGACGACATCAGCCGGCTGGCACGACTCAACGCGTTCGAGCTCTCGGACACCCGATGGACGAAAGACATCGAGACCCTGTCTGGCATCCTGCGTGGAAGTGGGCCCACCCCTGCGCCGGGTGCGCCCAACACGCCGACCGTGTCCTTCGACGATCTCGACCTCGATGCGGTGAAGTACGCCGTATCCCAGTTGCCGCGACAGTTCGCGACCAAGGACGTCTCCACGCATCCTGCGATGCTGGCAACCCACGACGGAGTGGCCAGCCGCGCGAATTACCACACGATGGTCGGCCGGTTCCTCATGAAGCACCGGGCCGAGCTCGGACTGGGTTCGCCGAACTCTCCAGTGGACGATCGCGGGTCGCGATGGGTCAAGGCAGCGGCGCAAGCATCGCAAGCCGGGCCGCCGGCCACCGCAACTCCGACGGGTTGGTACCCGCCTCCCGTGAGCGGCGCGCCCACAGCACCTCAGACAGCCCCCACACCGGCAGCCTGGTACCCGCCTCCCGCACCCGTCGGTCCGCCGAACGGTGGCACCAAACGACCAGGGATTTGGGTCATCCTTTTACCCCTGTTCACGGTCGGACTACTGGCCTTCATCCCTCCGCTCTGGTTTTCTGGGCGCCTCAAGCACGATCTCGCTCGCAGGAAGCGGATGCTGACCTTCGCAGGTGCCCTCGGCGCAGCTACCGCTGTCGCATTCATCTTGATCGGGGTAAGCCCGACGGATGCGCAGGGAAATGCCAGTGGACCGCTCTCCGATGCCGGGGCTTGGATTGCATTCGCCTGCCTCATCGTGGGTGTCGTGCTTGGCGTGAATATCCGCAAACGCTGA
- a CDS encoding MFS transporter, translating into MTTAHALDAEPGTHLPGTAGYRRLMVATFLAGMATFVVLYDVQALLPDLARAYDVTPARATLALSLTTAALAVALLVAGPVSEVVGRTRLIHLSLWSASVVALACAVAPSWEWLLALRTLQGITLAGLPAVATAYLREELHHSAHGRAFGLYIAGTALGGMAGRLVTAPVADLAGWRWGLAAAGTFALFCAALVAWLLPASRHFSPGPAGIGSVVSGARDAVRDPALVALYVLGGCGIGTMVAVFNGLGFRLSEAPYGLSAGAVSLVYLVYALGSVSSATAGRVADRIGRRATIPVGCGFALAGVWLTLSGSLVFVVLGMAALTVGFFCIHGLASGWVTSRAHLAGVSTGQAASFYTFTYYVGASVFGNLGSVAWSHAGWDGVVALASALLLTVCAMVVVLRRTPALPQPA; encoded by the coding sequence ATGACCACTGCCCACGCCCTCGACGCCGAACCGGGGACCCACCTCCCCGGGACTGCGGGCTACCGCCGCCTGATGGTCGCGACGTTCCTCGCCGGCATGGCCACCTTCGTCGTCCTGTACGACGTCCAGGCGCTGCTCCCCGACCTGGCCCGGGCCTACGACGTGACCCCGGCCCGCGCGACGCTCGCGCTCTCGCTGACCACCGCGGCCCTGGCCGTCGCGCTCCTCGTCGCCGGCCCGGTGTCCGAGGTGGTCGGCCGCACGCGGCTCATCCACCTGTCCCTCTGGTCGGCCTCCGTCGTGGCGCTCGCCTGCGCGGTCGCACCGTCGTGGGAGTGGCTGCTGGCGCTGCGGACCCTCCAGGGCATCACCCTCGCCGGGCTGCCCGCGGTCGCGACGGCGTACCTCCGCGAGGAGCTGCACCACTCCGCGCACGGCCGCGCGTTCGGGCTCTACATCGCCGGCACCGCGCTCGGTGGCATGGCCGGCCGCCTCGTCACGGCCCCGGTCGCCGACCTCGCCGGTTGGCGGTGGGGCCTGGCCGCGGCGGGCACCTTCGCCCTGTTCTGTGCGGCGCTCGTGGCGTGGCTGCTGCCGGCGTCGCGCCACTTCTCCCCCGGCCCCGCCGGGATCGGGAGCGTCGTCAGCGGTGCGCGCGACGCGGTGCGCGACCCCGCCCTGGTCGCGCTCTACGTCCTCGGCGGCTGCGGGATCGGCACGATGGTCGCGGTGTTCAACGGCCTCGGCTTCCGGCTCAGCGAGGCGCCCTACGGGCTCTCGGCCGGCGCGGTCAGCCTGGTCTACCTCGTGTACGCCCTCGGCAGCGTCAGCTCGGCGACGGCCGGCCGGGTGGCCGACCGCATCGGGCGCCGCGCGACGATCCCGGTCGGCTGCGGCTTCGCGCTCGCCGGGGTCTGGCTGACCCTGAGCGGCTCGCTGGTCTTCGTCGTGCTCGGCATGGCCGCGCTGACGGTCGGCTTCTTCTGCATCCACGGCCTCGCCAGCGGCTGGGTCACCTCGCGAGCGCACCTGGCCGGGGTGAGCACGGGCCAGGCGGCGTCCTTCTACACCTTCACCTACTACGTCGGCGCCTCGGTCTTCGGCAACCTGGGCAGCGTCGCGTGGAGCCACGCCGGCTGGGACGGCGTGGTCGCGCTGGCGTCCGCGCTGCTGCTCACCGTGTGCGCGATGGTCGTCGTGCTCCGGCGGACCCCGGCACTCCCGCAGCCCGCCTGA
- the rsmI gene encoding 16S rRNA (cytidine(1402)-2'-O)-methyltransferase, producing MSGVLVLAGTPIGQAGDAPPRLAAELSGADVVAAEDTRRLKRLCADLGITLSGRVVSYFEGNEQARTPALLEALLAGDRVVLVTDAGMPSVSDPGYRLVAAAVEHDVRVTAVPGPSAVLTALAVSGLPVDRFCFEGFLPRKAGERGRRLAALAAEERTMVFFEAPHRTEAALAAMAEALGDDRPAAVCRELTKTHEEVRRGPLGELVAWASEGVRGEVTIVVEGSSGAPAVESDPGSLRAAVAGLEESGSTRKEAIAEVARRAGLPKREVYDVVHR from the coding sequence ATGTCAGGCGTCCTGGTCCTCGCGGGCACCCCGATCGGGCAGGCCGGCGACGCCCCGCCGCGGCTCGCGGCCGAGCTGTCCGGTGCCGACGTCGTCGCGGCGGAGGACACCCGCCGCCTCAAGCGGCTGTGCGCCGACCTCGGGATCACGCTGTCCGGCCGCGTCGTGTCGTACTTCGAGGGCAACGAGCAGGCCCGCACCCCCGCGCTGCTCGAGGCGCTGCTCGCCGGCGACCGGGTCGTGCTGGTCACCGACGCCGGAATGCCGAGCGTCTCCGACCCGGGCTACCGGCTGGTGGCCGCGGCGGTCGAGCACGACGTCCGCGTCACCGCCGTCCCCGGCCCCAGCGCCGTGCTCACCGCCCTCGCCGTCAGCGGCCTGCCGGTCGACCGGTTCTGCTTCGAGGGCTTCCTGCCTCGCAAGGCGGGGGAGCGCGGTCGCCGGCTCGCCGCGCTCGCGGCCGAGGAGCGCACGATGGTCTTCTTCGAGGCGCCGCACCGCACCGAGGCCGCGCTCGCCGCGATGGCCGAGGCGCTCGGCGACGACCGGCCCGCCGCCGTGTGCCGCGAGCTGACCAAGACCCACGAGGAGGTGCGCCGCGGCCCGCTCGGCGAGCTCGTGGCGTGGGCGTCGGAGGGCGTGCGCGGCGAGGTCACCATCGTCGTCGAGGGCTCGAGCGGCGCCCCCGCCGTGGAGAGCGACCCGGGCTCGCTGCGCGCCGCGGTCGCCGGGCTCGAGGAGTCGGGCTCGACCCGCAAGGAGGCGATCGCCGAGGTCGCCAGGCGTGCCGGGCTGCCCAAGCGAGAGGTCTACGACGTTGTCCACCGGTGA
- a CDS encoding dolichyl-phosphate-mannose--protein mannosyltransferase translates to MTPTAAERNRPRWRSEDPALGWVGAICLAALAFFLRRWHLGTPHQFSFDETYYAKDAWSLLNHGYVLGYVDDADKTILNGNVMGLWKDDPSMIVHPEVGKWLIALGIKAWGMDPTGWRMASAIVGSLMVLVMCRFVRRVTGSTVIGLVAGLLISIDGLQLVLSRLALLDIFLAFFILCGVHCVVADRQWLRDRLASGRHGRALGLWRPWLLLGGLMFGLACGTKWSAAYTLAVFGLLAWLWSAGARRAFGQRRPLLRSILLDGAPAFLALVGVALVTYVASWTGWLIHADAYEQTLSNTQYTTYEGGKQWPTATEPDAEGLGEVTQSLRSLWHYHHDVYVFHSHFLNDSTHIYASKPSTWLVMGRPVGVDAQTDIQPGSQGCDAASGSTCIRQILLLGNPVIWWGGCLAMIASLLLWIGARDWRHGVAVVGLASTWLPWFLYDDRPIFFFYAIACLPFMVLSIALAMGHLLGSSDEPTPRRTFGVVVAGSYTVLALIAFAWFWPIWTDVLLTKSEWDARIWFRRWI, encoded by the coding sequence GTGACTCCGACTGCCGCCGAGCGGAACCGGCCGCGCTGGCGCTCGGAGGACCCGGCGCTCGGCTGGGTCGGGGCGATCTGCCTCGCCGCGCTGGCCTTCTTCCTGCGCCGGTGGCACCTCGGCACGCCGCACCAGTTCTCCTTCGACGAGACCTACTACGCCAAGGACGCCTGGTCGCTGCTCAACCACGGCTACGTGCTGGGCTACGTCGACGACGCCGACAAGACGATCCTCAACGGCAACGTGATGGGGCTGTGGAAGGACGACCCGTCGATGATCGTCCACCCCGAGGTGGGCAAGTGGCTGATCGCGCTGGGCATCAAGGCGTGGGGCATGGACCCCACCGGCTGGCGGATGGCCTCGGCGATCGTCGGCTCGCTGATGGTCCTGGTGATGTGCCGCTTCGTGCGGCGCGTCACCGGCTCGACCGTGATCGGACTCGTCGCCGGCCTGCTGATCAGCATCGACGGCCTCCAGCTGGTGCTCTCGCGGCTGGCGCTGCTCGACATCTTCCTGGCCTTCTTCATCCTCTGCGGCGTGCACTGCGTCGTCGCCGACCGGCAGTGGCTGCGCGACCGCCTCGCGTCCGGACGGCACGGACGCGCGCTCGGCCTGTGGCGGCCGTGGCTCCTGCTGGGCGGGCTGATGTTCGGTCTGGCCTGCGGCACGAAGTGGTCGGCCGCCTACACGCTGGCGGTCTTCGGCCTGCTCGCCTGGCTGTGGAGCGCCGGCGCGCGCCGGGCCTTCGGCCAGCGGCGACCGCTGCTCCGCTCGATCCTCCTCGACGGCGCGCCCGCCTTCCTCGCGCTGGTCGGCGTCGCGCTGGTGACCTATGTCGCCTCGTGGACCGGCTGGCTGATCCACGCCGACGCCTACGAGCAGACGCTCAGCAACACGCAGTACACGACGTACGAGGGCGGGAAGCAGTGGCCGACCGCGACCGAGCCGGACGCGGAGGGCCTCGGCGAGGTCACCCAGTCGCTGCGGTCGCTGTGGCACTACCACCACGACGTCTACGTGTTCCACAGCCACTTCCTCAACGACTCGACCCACATCTACGCCTCCAAGCCGTCGACCTGGCTGGTGATGGGGCGACCCGTCGGCGTCGACGCACAGACCGACATCCAGCCCGGCTCGCAGGGCTGCGACGCGGCCAGCGGCTCGACCTGCATCCGGCAGATCCTGCTGCTCGGCAACCCCGTCATCTGGTGGGGCGGGTGCCTGGCGATGATCGCCTCGCTCCTCCTCTGGATCGGCGCACGCGACTGGCGCCACGGGGTCGCGGTCGTCGGGCTGGCGAGCACCTGGCTGCCGTGGTTCCTCTACGACGACCGGCCGATCTTCTTCTTCTACGCCATCGCCTGCCTGCCCTTCATGGTCCTCTCGATCGCGCTCGCCATGGGGCACCTGCTCGGCTCCTCCGACGAGCCCACCCCCCGGCGCACGTTCGGGGTGGTCGTCGCCGGCAGCTACACCGTGCTGGCCCTGATCGCGTTCGCGTGGTTCTGGCCGATCTGGACCGACGTGCTGCTGACCAAGTCGGAGTGGGACGCGCGGATCTGGTTCCGTCGCTGGATCTGA